The Pogona vitticeps strain Pit_001003342236 chromosome 3, PviZW2.1, whole genome shotgun sequence genome includes a window with the following:
- the RRP8 gene encoding ribosomal RNA-processing protein 8 produces MVRVGNGTSGSVGGSLSGRIAAGTVAAATVLPPSLLSTVWAPRCLRTGPPLRGGGGRAMFEEGEWAPEAGPGGPFVAPRPPSSPSRLFPEGAPPPPGFPLPSRPGPAEGSREQQQPQRRRLLRATLRRLQEDWAPRRPPGPGPDPDPEGGGGGGGGASDSGPEECEGSRRHKRRRKRRQKKRGLQERGQAEPSGPPAPGQKAAAAAATTGTPSGGGGGGGGGQVEAAAQSSGGLTAGSQLRAPETRLTRKQWRNRQTNKRRQKNKFRAGAGIGPEAKGVGLDQPCVGAPSEEPAGDQGEQDPSASMATELPTSRAASLRQRLEERLDSARFRYINQQLYTCSSQEAAQLFQEDPEALAVYHRGFARQVARWPEKPVQHFVRYLRNRPASLVVADFGCGDCTLARSLRNKVHCFDLVALDPQVTVCDMAQVPLEAESVDVAVFCLALMGTNLCEILEEANRVLRVGGTLLVAEVASRFPDVRAFVGALAQLGFRLLSKDVSSGGRFFYTFEFRKAAPGPVGGSAGKALRGLALRPCLYKRR; encoded by the exons ATGGTGCGGGTAGGAAACGGGACTTCCGGCAGCGTGGGGGGCTCCCTTAGCGGCAGGATTGCAGCCGGAACCGTCGCCGCCGCCACCgtcctccctccgtccctcctctCGACCGTCTGGGCTCCGCGGTGCCTCCGGACGGGCCCTCCCTTGCGGGGCGGCGGTGGGCGGGCGATGTTCGAGGAGGGCGAGTGGGCGCCCGAGGCCGGCCCGGGAGGTCCCTTCGTGGCCCCGCGCCCTCCGTCGAGTCCCTCCCGTCTCTTCCCCGagggggcgccgccgccgcccggcttccctctcccctcccggcCGGGTCCCGCGGAAGGCAGTCGcgagcagcagcagccgcagcgCCGACGCCTCCTCCGGGCCACCCTGCGCCGCCTGCAGGAGGACTGGGCTCCCCGACGCCCGCCCGGACCCGGCCCGGACCCGGACCCGgaggggggaggcggcggcggcggcggcgcttcgGACTCGGGGCCCGAGGAGTGCGAGGGGAGCCGGCGGCATAAGCGGAGGCGGAAGCGGCGGCAGAAGAAGCGGGGCCTTCAGGAGCGAGGGCAGGCGGAGCCTTCGGGTCCTCCGGCCCCCGGgcagaaggcggcggcggcggcggcaacgaCGGGGACCCCcagcggaggcggcggcggaggaggaggaggccaag TTGAAGCAGCAGCCCAAAGCAGTGGTGGCCTCACAGCTGGAAGCCAGCTGAGGGCCCCAGAGACCCGTCTGACCAGGAAGCAGTGGAGGAACCGCCAAACCAACAAGCGCCGGCAGAAGAACAAGTTTCGGGCTGGAGCGGGGATTGGTCCAGAGGCCAAGGGAGTAGGTCTGGACCAGCCTTGTGTGGGAGCCCCAAGCGAGGAGCCTGCTGGTGATCAGGGAGAACAGGACCCCTCGGCATCCATGGCCACGGAGCTCCCCACCAGTCGGGCCGCCTCCCTACGGCAGCGCCTGGAGGAGCGCCTGGATTCTGCCCGCTTCCGGTACATCAACCAGCAGCTCTACACCTGCTCCAGTCAAGAGGCAGCCCAACTTTTTCAGGAGGACCCCGAGGCCTTGGCCGTGTATCACCGGGGCTTTGCCCGGCAAGTGGCCCGCTGGCCAGAGAAGCCGGTGCAGCACTTTGTGCGCTACCTGCGTAACAG GCCAGCATCCCTGGTGGTAGCAGACTTTGGCTGTGGGGATTGCACTCTGGCACGCAGCCTACGGAACAAGGTGCATTGCTTTGACCTGGTTGCTCTGGACCCACAAGTCACCGTATGTGACATGGCTCAG GTCCCCTTGGAAGCAGAATCAGTGGACGTGGCTGTCTTCTGCCTGGCCCTCATGGGTACCAATCTGTGTGAGATCCTGGAGGAGGCCAACCGTGTGCTGCGTGTTGG GGGGACCCTGCTGGTGGCCGAGGTGGCCAGTCGCTTCCCGGACGTGCGAGCCTTCGTGGGGGCGCTGGCCCAGCTGGGCTTCAGGCTCCTCTCCAAG GACGTCTCCTCCGGCGGCCGCTTCTTCTACACCTTCGAGTTCCGCAAGGCGGCTCCGGGTCCCGTCGGGGGCTCGGCCGGGAAGGCGCTGCGGGGCCTGGCGCTCCGGCCCTGCCTCTACAAGCGCCGCTGA
- the LOC110078117 gene encoding F-box/WD repeat-containing protein 7, producing MMRMMSAAAAGGAPGPDGKLDLNRAGAAELERALVGIGRRRARGIVRKREELKGFASLEDLLRVKGVTARILELNRPRVTVSPPPEQPPLVPPVAAAVATEAPVEEAGRLRPVQAAPRTRAREPPTPVDEREAAAAEEEEEERAPRGSSPGFPSRGSADSEEDGESSDGDSEEASGGDVYFYYTVDERWIDYLERTEGGGSGGGGFVRHHARPKMKRKSENGLDSRAQSPGKKLCKSVERGRVLGPCVASPTATFGDLRSAKAGQARCRHVATMNPPPELQDWLRIFQRWSGPEKLLALDELIDRCEPPQIKHMMQVIEPQFQRDFISLLPKELALYVLSFLEPRDLLRAAQTCRYWRILAEDNLLWREKCRDVGIEEPLSLRKRRLLSPGFMYSPWKLAFLRQHRIDMNWRGGDARPPKVLKGHDDHVITCLQFCGNRIVSGSDDNTLKVWSAITGECVQTLVGHTGGVWSSQMRDNIVISGSTDRTLKVWNADTGVCVHTLYGHTSTVRCMHLHGTRVVSGSRDATLRLWDIETGQCLHVLMGHVAAVRCVQYDGRKVVSGAYDYTVKVWDPETESCIHTLQGHTNRVYSLQFDGTHIVSGSLDTSIRVWDAESGSCLHTLMGHQSLTSGMELRDNILVSGNADSTVKIWDIKTGQCLQTLQGPSKHQSAVTCLQFSSKFVVTSSDDGTVKLWDLKTGEFVRNLVALESGGSGGVVWRIRASNTKLVCAVGSRNGTEETKLLVLDFDVDLK from the exons atgatgaggatgatgtcggcagcggcggcggggggtgCGCCGGGCCCCGACGGAAAGCTCGACCTCAACCGGGCGGGGGCGGCGGAGCTGGAGCGGGCGCTGGTCGGCATCGGGCGCCGACGGGCGCGGGGCATCGTCCGCAAGAGGGAG GAGCTGAAGGGTTTCGCCTCGCTGGAGGACCTGCTGCGCGTCAAGGGCGTCACGGCCCGGATCCTGGAGCTCAACCGCCCGCGGGTCACCGTCTCGCCTCCACCCGAGCAGCCGCCCCTCGTGCCTCCCGTCGCGGCGGCCGTCGCCACAGAG GCTCCGGTCGAGGAGGCGGGACGGCTCCGGCCCGTCCAGGCAGCGCCCCGGACGAGAGCCCGGGAGCCGCCGACGCCCGTGGACgagcgggaggcggcggcggcggaggaagaggaagaggagcggGCGCCTCGAGGGTCCAGCCCCGGGTTCCCCTCGCGGGGCTCCGCGGACTCGGAGGAGGATGGCGAGAGCAGCGACGGGGACAGCGAGGAGGCGTCCGGCGGCGACGTCTACTTCTACTACACGGTGGACGAGCGCTGGATCGACTACCTGGAGCGCACCgagggcggcggcagcggcggcgggggcttCGTCCGCCACCACGCCCGGCCCAAG ATGAAGCGCAAATCGGAAAATGGCCTGGACAGCCGAGCCCAGTCCCCGGGGAAGAAGCTATGCAAGAGCGTGGAGAGAGGCAG GGTGCTGGGTCCCTGTGTTGCTAGTCCTACCGCCACTTTTGGGGACCTGCGGAGTGCCAAGGCAGGGCAGGCCCGTTGCCGGCATGTTGCCACCATGAATCCACCCCCTGAACTACAGGACTGGCTTCGCATTTTTCAG cGGTGGAGCGGACCAGAGAAGCTGCTGGCTCTGGATGAGCTGATTGACCGGTGTGAGCCCCCGCAAATCAAGCACATGATGCAAGTGATTGAGCCACAGTTCCAGCgagattttatttcacttttgccCAAAGAG CTGGCGCTCTACGTGCTGTCCTTCCTGGAGCCTCGGGACCTGCTCCGTGCTGCTCAGACATGCCGCTATTGGCGCATCTTGGCCGAGGACAACCTGCTATGGCGAGAGAAGTGTCGTGATGTAG GCATTGAGGAGCCCCTGAGCCTGCGCAAGCGCCGCCTCTTGAGCCCCGGGTTCATGTACAGCCCTTGGAAACTGGCCTTCCTGCGGCAGCACCGCATTGATATGAACTGGCGTGGCGGGGACGCCCGGCCTCCCAAG GTCCTGAAAGGCCACGATGACCACGTCATCACTTGTCTCCAGTTCTGCGGCAACCGCATTGTCAGCGGCTCAGATGACAACACACTCAAAGTTTGGTCAGCCATCACAGGAGAG TGTGTGCAGACGCTTGTGGGACATACTGGTGGGGTCTGGTCCTCCCAGATGAGGGATAACATTGTGATCAGTGGGTCCACAGACCGGACCTTGAAGGTTTGGAATGCTGACACGGGGGTCTGCGTGCACACACTCTATGGCCACACGTCCACGGTGCGCTGCATGCACCTCCACGGCACCAG AGTCGTGAGTGGGTCGCGGGATGCCACCCTGCGCCTCTGGGACATTGAGACCGGGCAGTGCCTCCACGTTCTCATGGGCCACGTGGCCGCCGTGCGCTGCGTCCAGTACGATGGGCGCAAGGTGGTGAGCGGCGCTTACGACTATACTGTGAAGGTCTGGGATCCAGAAACGGAGAGCTGCATCCACACCTTACAAGGCCACACCAACCGGGTCTACTCCTTGCAG TTTGATGGGACCCACATTGTGAGCGGCTCTTTGGACACCTCAATCCGGGTGTGGGACGCCGAGAGCGGCAGCTGCCTCCACACCCTGATGGGCCACCAGTCCCTGACCAGCGGCATGGAGCTGCGGGACAACATCCTGGTCTCTGGCAATGCCGACTCCACCGTCAAGATCTGGGATATTAAGACAGGCCAGTGCCTGCAGACGCTGCAAG gTCCCAGTAAGCACCAGAGTGCCGTCACATGCCTTCAGTTCAGTTCCAAGTTTGTGGTGACCAGCTCGGATGACGGCACGGTCAAGTTGTGGGACTTGAAGACCGGAGAGTTTGTGCGCAACCTGGTGGCTCTGGAGAGCGGGGGCAGTGGAGGGGTGGTCTGGCGCATCCGCGCGTCCAACACTAAGCTGGTGTGCGCTGTGGGCAGCCGCAATGGGACTGAGGAGACAAAGCTGCTGGTTCTGGACTTTGATGTGGATCTGAAGTGA